One Kallotenue papyrolyticum genomic window carries:
- a CDS encoding glycosyltransferase codes for MIWIWHALQELAMVAALMIPIGIIGAIRWSMWLAKRIPALWYRPIINDFDCTATVVTPVYNEDPVLFRKALESWIANRPDRIIAVIDVTDTTCMRIAADYPQVEVLPIDIPGKRPALAAGVDRADTEIVVLVDSDVIWEPDVLRKLKMPFADPTIGGVGTRQHMYPSNGVRPTFWERMADIYLDMRYSDEVPATTVLGRAVSCLSGRTAAYRTRLLQSLREPFLNETFNGRPCMSGDDKRYTCLVLQRGYRTWNQLNARVYSTFKPDFTGFRKQRIRWSRNSFRSDLRALWQGWVWRYPYLALVLIDKTVAPFTLLLGPIVLLTALWVGAWQIVIALLVWWHLSRAVKLWPHWRRRPADLWLLPAFIGLSFYMSLLKAYALVTINEHKWLTRAVAVVDGKVQRVSEAA; via the coding sequence GTGATCTGGATCTGGCACGCACTTCAGGAACTGGCGATGGTCGCGGCGCTGATGATCCCCATCGGGATCATCGGTGCTATCCGCTGGAGCATGTGGCTCGCCAAGCGCATTCCGGCACTGTGGTATCGCCCGATCATCAACGATTTCGACTGCACGGCGACGGTCGTCACGCCAGTGTACAACGAAGATCCCGTGCTGTTTCGCAAGGCGTTGGAGTCGTGGATCGCCAACCGGCCCGACCGCATCATCGCGGTGATTGATGTGACCGACACCACCTGCATGCGCATCGCCGCCGACTATCCGCAGGTGGAGGTGCTGCCGATCGACATTCCCGGCAAGCGGCCCGCCCTGGCCGCCGGCGTTGACCGCGCCGACACCGAGATTGTGGTGTTGGTAGACAGCGATGTGATCTGGGAGCCGGATGTCTTGCGCAAGCTCAAAATGCCGTTTGCCGATCCGACGATTGGCGGCGTCGGCACGCGCCAGCACATGTATCCGAGCAATGGGGTGCGCCCGACCTTTTGGGAGCGCATGGCCGATATCTACCTGGATATGCGGTATAGCGACGAGGTTCCCGCGACCACCGTGCTGGGCCGCGCGGTTAGCTGCCTGTCGGGGCGGACCGCAGCCTACCGCACCCGGCTGCTGCAGAGCCTGCGTGAGCCGTTTCTCAACGAAACTTTCAACGGCCGCCCGTGCATGAGCGGCGATGATAAGCGCTACACCTGCCTGGTGTTGCAGCGCGGCTATCGCACCTGGAATCAGCTCAACGCACGCGTCTATTCCACCTTCAAGCCCGATTTCACGGGCTTTCGCAAGCAGCGCATCCGCTGGAGTCGCAACAGCTTTCGCAGCGACCTACGCGCCCTGTGGCAGGGCTGGGTCTGGCGCTATCCCTACCTGGCGCTGGTGTTGATCGACAAAACGGTTGCGCCCTTTACGCTGTTGCTCGGCCCAATCGTGCTGCTGACCGCGCTGTGGGTCGGCGCCTGGCAGATCGTGATCGCGCTGCTGGTGTGGTGGCACCTCAGCCGCGCGGTGAAGCTCTGGCCCCACTGGCGGCGGCGACCTGCCGATCTCTGGCTGCTGCCGGCCTTTATTGGCCTGTCGTTCTACATGTCGCTGCTCAAGGCCTATGCCCTCGTGACCATCAACGAACACAAATGGCTGACCCGCGCGGTCGCGGTGGTGGATGGCAAGGTCCAGCGTGTCAGCGAAGCTGCGTAG